DNA sequence from the Pirellulales bacterium genome:
TCCATCGCGCGCAGTCTTACAACATCTCGTGGGGGCTGGTTCACGCCGCCGAAGAGAATTACGACGTCGCGCATTACCGGCAGCGCGACTATTGGCGCTCGATCGAGCATCCGCAGATTGGCCGAGCGATCCCGTATCCACGCGGTCCGTTCGCGTGTGATGCCTTGGGCATTGAGCCGCGCGGGCGAGCGCCGAATCTTGGCGAACACACCCAGCACGTATTGGCGGACGATCTGGGCCTGTTGGCCGATGCGATCATGGCACTGCGCACTTCGGGAGTCGTCCGATGAACACCCCCTCAACTGCCCGTCCCGGCGTGCTCAGCGGTGTGCGCGTTCTCGATTTCACCTGGAAGACCGTAGGTCCGTGGTCGGCGCGCTTGCTCACGCATTACGGCGCCGAAGTCATTCATGTCGAGCGTGCCGGGGGTTGGGACGATCACCGCTACAACGCAA
Encoded proteins:
- a CDS encoding CoA transferase, yielding RQPPLQLPTADGKYMMAVMQNFGRPVWEKLIKWMDEKGVTGELHDPKFQDETFRMSEYRTGNVIRDAIARLIAASDGEECFHRAQSYNISWGLVHAAEENYDVAHYRQRDYWRSIEHPQIGRAIPYPRGPFACDALGIEPRGRAPNLGEHTQHVLADDLGLLADAIMALRTSGVVR